The Brassica napus cultivar Da-Ae chromosome C7, Da-Ae, whole genome shotgun sequence genome has a segment encoding these proteins:
- the LOC111208185 gene encoding chloroplastic import inner membrane translocase subunit HP30-1, translating into MKSEQTVTPFTAVVNGGLAGAIYGGIAGMIIPPLFRRLYRGLAPLSQAQYVRKFARECSALAAAGCGIESMMRGIRGKDDLTNHLVSGLGGGLAYSFVNRGLKLKPSHALFCAAGCAVLSGTEYKMNEIFSATDE; encoded by the exons ATGAAAAGCGAACAAACAGTTACACCCTTCACCGCTGTGGTAAATGGCGGTCTCGCCGGAGCTATTTACGGAGGTATAGCAGGAATGATCATACCCCCACTGTTCCGGCGTCTATATCGAGGCCTAGCCCCACTGAGTCAAGCTCAG TATGTTCGTAAGTTTGCTCGGGAGTGTTCAGCATTAGCCGCTGCAGGTTGTGGAATTGAATCCATGATGAGAGGAATCAGAGGCAAAGACGATCTTACGAATCA CTTGGTCTCGGGATTAGGTGGTGGGTTGGCATACTCTTTTGTGAACCGAGGCTTGAAACTGAAGCCTTCACACGCACTCTTCTGCGCTGCTGGTTGCGCTGTTTTGTCAGGAACAGAGTATAAg ATGAATGAAATATTCAGTGCAACAGATGAATGA
- the LOC106396569 gene encoding probable carboxylesterase 7, with translation MDSEIDVDNSPAYRVYKSGRIERLSGETFKPPSLTPENGVVSKDTVYSPEHNLSVRIFLPEKASATGEKLPLLVYFHGGGFVIETAFSPTYHAFLTSTVAAADCLAISVDYRRAPEFPIPVPYGDSWDALKWVLPHASGAGPEQWINKHADFGKLFLAGDSAGGNICHHLATRAKREGIDSLISGVVLIHPYFWGKTPVDEFETRDETKRRGIEARWRVASPNSEDGVDDPLFNVVGSETVDLSGLGCGRVLVVVAGDDTFARQGLGYAAKLEKSGWEGEVEVMEIKDEGHVHHLKSPDTDNARKVVNKVAEFIKKVSQ, from the exons ATGGATTCAGAAATAGATGTCGACAACTCTCCAGCTTATCGAGTCTACAAGAGTGGCCGCATCGAGCGTCTCTCAGGAGAAACATTCAAACCACCTTCTCTAACCCCCGAAAACGGCGTCGTTTCCAAAGACACAGTCTATTCCCCGGAGCATAACCTCTCCGTCCGCATATTCCTCCCGGAGAAAGCCTCCGCCACCGGTGAAAAGCTGCCACTCCTCGTCTACTTCCACGGCGGAGGCTTCGTCATCGAAACCGCGTTTTCACCGACTTACCACGCCTTCCTCACATCAACCGTCGCCGCCGCAGATTGCTTAGCGATCTCGGTGGACTACCGTCGTGCGCCGGAGTTTCCGATTCCGGTCCCGTACGGAGACTCGTGGGACGCTCTCAAATGGGTGCTCCCTCACGCCTCCGGAGCCGGACCGGAACAGTGGATAAACAAACACGCCGACTTCGGGAAACTGTTCCTCGCCGGAGACAGCGCCGGCGGAAACATCTGTCATCATCTCGCGACACGTGCGAAGCGAGAGGGGATAGACTCGCTCATCTCCGGTGTCGTCTTGATCCATCCCTACTTCTGGGGGAAGACTCCTGTTGACGAGTTCGAGACGAGAGACGAGACGAAGAGGAGAGGTATTGAAGCGCGTTGGAGAGTCGCGAGCCCGAATAGTGAAGACGGAGTGGATGATCCGCTGTTTAACGTGGTGGGGTCCGAGACGGTTGATCTATCCGGGTTAGGTTGCGGGCGGGTTCTGGTGGTGGTGGCGGGGGATGACACGTTTGCGAGACAAGGTTTGGGTTACGCGGCGAAGCTGGAGAAGAGTGGGTGGGAAGGAGAAGTTGAGGTGATGGAGATTAAAGACGAAGGTCATGTTCATCATTTGAAGAGTCCTGATACTGATAATGCTCGTAAAGTGGTGAACAAAGTTGCagagtttattaaaaa GGTGAGCCAATGA